From one Humulus lupulus chromosome 8, drHumLupu1.1, whole genome shotgun sequence genomic stretch:
- the LOC133798703 gene encoding protein LNK3 isoform X2, whose product MMDWCLKSGGGGAAVAADECMVPIQKGRRILPDRLPSPDSWPEWGRVAHHEMEEDSYYDKYQSSCPTNHQLGLAGSAQTDDIFFSYLLDDFSGMENIDRSYCLSPKSQCDGMVFNSNPLKGMTSDSQNTSSDFPSLRPTYLSTIDIDDSTASMFVPRNLQKNDFPPVQATRMDFSVNSESSSMSRYTDEEPSLEETVLQGLQSVTKQLTEKTRLSLRDALYRLARSSEQRPMRQNQDGDLCVENNPLWNSDMETRCGTKKATETETNIIDRAIANLMFNKTELNYEDLTGAASSSSKDEIEQSPSEYQSYTSQAQQQQLQHSNVLDDADFGQMYASAMEMESLSCDFSGNGV is encoded by the exons ATGATGGATTGGTGTCTTAAGAGTGGTGGCGGTggtgctgctgttgctgctgatGAGTGTATGGTTCCAATTCAGAAAGGTAGAAGGATATTGCCAGACAGACTTCCATCACCTGATAGTTGGCCAGAATGGGGAAGAGTAG CTCATCATGAGATGGAAGAAGATAGTTATTATGATAAGTATCAATCTAGTTGTCCTACTAACCATCAGCTTGGCCTGGCAGGATCCGCCCAGACAGATGACATTTTCTT TTCTTACTTGCTTGATGATTTTTCTGGGATGGAAAATATTGACAGATCCTACTGTTTATCGCCTAAATCTCAATGTGATGGGATGGTGTTCAATAGTAACCCCTTGAAAGGCATGACTTCAGATTCTCAAAATACTTCAAGTGATTTTCCAAGTCTGCGCCCAACATATCTTTCAACAATTGACATTGATGATTCCACTGCCTCAATGTTTGTCCCACGCAATTTGCAGAAAAATGATTTCCCACCCGTTCAG GCAACGAGGATGGATTTCTCAGTCAATTCTGAGAGTAGCAGCATGAGTAGATACACTGATGAAGAGCCGTCTCTTGAAGAAACTGTACTGCAGGGGCTTCAATCAGTGACGAAacag CTCACAGAAAAGACACGACTTTCCCTCCGTGATGCACTGTACCGCCTTGCAAGAAGCTCAGAACAACGTCCCATGAGACAGAACCAAGATGGAGACCTATGTGTGGAAAATAATCCTTTGTGGAACTCTGACATGGAAACAAG GTGTGGAACAAAGAAAGCAACAGAGACAGAGACCAACATCATTGACAGGGCTATTGCAAACCTGATGTTCAACAAAACCGAGTTGAACTACGAAGATCTTACTGGTGCAGCATCATCAAGCTCCAAAGATGAGATTGAGCAGTCGCCATCCGAGTACCAGTCATACACATCTCAAGCTCAGCAGCAGCAGCTGCAGCATTCAAATGTACTGGATGATGCTGACTTTGGTCAAATGTATGCTAGTGCGATGGAAATGGAAAGCTTGAGTTGCGATTTTTCTGGAAATGGTGTTTGA
- the LOC133798703 gene encoding protein LNK1 isoform X1, translating into MMDWCLKSGGGGAAVAADECMVPIQKGRRILPDRLPSPDSWPEWGRVGEFESFQTHHKDGAYDQKLFAEEHCFNGTAHHEMEEDSYYDKYQSSCPTNHQLGLAGSAQTDDIFFSYLLDDFSGMENIDRSYCLSPKSQCDGMVFNSNPLKGMTSDSQNTSSDFPSLRPTYLSTIDIDDSTASMFVPRNLQKNDFPPVQATRMDFSVNSESSSMSRYTDEEPSLEETVLQGLQSVTKQLTEKTRLSLRDALYRLARSSEQRPMRQNQDGDLCVENNPLWNSDMETRCGTKKATETETNIIDRAIANLMFNKTELNYEDLTGAASSSSKDEIEQSPSEYQSYTSQAQQQQLQHSNVLDDADFGQMYASAMEMESLSCDFSGNGV; encoded by the exons ATGATGGATTGGTGTCTTAAGAGTGGTGGCGGTggtgctgctgttgctgctgatGAGTGTATGGTTCCAATTCAGAAAGGTAGAAGGATATTGCCAGACAGACTTCCATCACCTGATAGTTGGCCAGAATGGGGAAGAGTAGGTGAGTTCGAAAGCTTTCAAACACATCACAAAGATGGTGCTTATGATCAAAAATTATTTGCTGAAGAACATTGCTTCAATGGAACAGCTCATCATGAGATGGAAGAAGATAGTTATTATGATAAGTATCAATCTAGTTGTCCTACTAACCATCAGCTTGGCCTGGCAGGATCCGCCCAGACAGATGACATTTTCTT TTCTTACTTGCTTGATGATTTTTCTGGGATGGAAAATATTGACAGATCCTACTGTTTATCGCCTAAATCTCAATGTGATGGGATGGTGTTCAATAGTAACCCCTTGAAAGGCATGACTTCAGATTCTCAAAATACTTCAAGTGATTTTCCAAGTCTGCGCCCAACATATCTTTCAACAATTGACATTGATGATTCCACTGCCTCAATGTTTGTCCCACGCAATTTGCAGAAAAATGATTTCCCACCCGTTCAG GCAACGAGGATGGATTTCTCAGTCAATTCTGAGAGTAGCAGCATGAGTAGATACACTGATGAAGAGCCGTCTCTTGAAGAAACTGTACTGCAGGGGCTTCAATCAGTGACGAAacag CTCACAGAAAAGACACGACTTTCCCTCCGTGATGCACTGTACCGCCTTGCAAGAAGCTCAGAACAACGTCCCATGAGACAGAACCAAGATGGAGACCTATGTGTGGAAAATAATCCTTTGTGGAACTCTGACATGGAAACAAG GTGTGGAACAAAGAAAGCAACAGAGACAGAGACCAACATCATTGACAGGGCTATTGCAAACCTGATGTTCAACAAAACCGAGTTGAACTACGAAGATCTTACTGGTGCAGCATCATCAAGCTCCAAAGATGAGATTGAGCAGTCGCCATCCGAGTACCAGTCATACACATCTCAAGCTCAGCAGCAGCAGCTGCAGCATTCAAATGTACTGGATGATGCTGACTTTGGTCAAATGTATGCTAGTGCGATGGAAATGGAAAGCTTGAGTTGCGATTTTTCTGGAAATGGTGTTTGA
- the LOC133798703 gene encoding uncharacterized protein LOC133798703 isoform X3 produces MGKSSSYLLDDFSGMENIDRSYCLSPKSQCDGMVFNSNPLKGMTSDSQNTSSDFPSLRPTYLSTIDIDDSTASMFVPRNLQKNDFPPVQATRMDFSVNSESSSMSRYTDEEPSLEETVLQGLQSVTKQLTEKTRLSLRDALYRLARSSEQRPMRQNQDGDLCVENNPLWNSDMETRCGTKKATETETNIIDRAIANLMFNKTELNYEDLTGAASSSSKDEIEQSPSEYQSYTSQAQQQQLQHSNVLDDADFGQMYASAMEMESLSCDFSGNGV; encoded by the exons ATGGGGAAGAGTAG TTCTTACTTGCTTGATGATTTTTCTGGGATGGAAAATATTGACAGATCCTACTGTTTATCGCCTAAATCTCAATGTGATGGGATGGTGTTCAATAGTAACCCCTTGAAAGGCATGACTTCAGATTCTCAAAATACTTCAAGTGATTTTCCAAGTCTGCGCCCAACATATCTTTCAACAATTGACATTGATGATTCCACTGCCTCAATGTTTGTCCCACGCAATTTGCAGAAAAATGATTTCCCACCCGTTCAG GCAACGAGGATGGATTTCTCAGTCAATTCTGAGAGTAGCAGCATGAGTAGATACACTGATGAAGAGCCGTCTCTTGAAGAAACTGTACTGCAGGGGCTTCAATCAGTGACGAAacag CTCACAGAAAAGACACGACTTTCCCTCCGTGATGCACTGTACCGCCTTGCAAGAAGCTCAGAACAACGTCCCATGAGACAGAACCAAGATGGAGACCTATGTGTGGAAAATAATCCTTTGTGGAACTCTGACATGGAAACAAG GTGTGGAACAAAGAAAGCAACAGAGACAGAGACCAACATCATTGACAGGGCTATTGCAAACCTGATGTTCAACAAAACCGAGTTGAACTACGAAGATCTTACTGGTGCAGCATCATCAAGCTCCAAAGATGAGATTGAGCAGTCGCCATCCGAGTACCAGTCATACACATCTCAAGCTCAGCAGCAGCAGCTGCAGCATTCAAATGTACTGGATGATGCTGACTTTGGTCAAATGTATGCTAGTGCGATGGAAATGGAAAGCTTGAGTTGCGATTTTTCTGGAAATGGTGTTTGA